The genome window CGACAGCGGCCCTCGCGGTCGTCAGGGCCTTCTCGGCGTCCTTCTCCGCCTTCTTGTTCGCCACCTGCTCCTCCTTCGTCCCTCACGGCACGTGCAGCCAACCATACGTCGGAACGGGTGCGCTGCGCGCTACTGTTCTGAGGATTCCTCTACGCGATTCAGGAGCGCGTCCAGAATGGGCCGCTGGCCTTTCGCCAGCTTCGCCCGCGCCGCCTCGAGCGGGTGCCAGCCGGCGTCGTCGACCTCGGGGAACGTGCGGAACACGCCGGAGCGCGGCGGCCATTCCAGCTCGAACTCGTTGCTGACCAGGTCGATCGGGCCGAAGTCCGTCTCGGCGGCGAACACGACGAACGTCTTGCCGGACGCGCGGAAGTCACCGAGCGGGACATAGACCGCGTCGGGGGAGGGCGTGCCCATCTCCTCCGCGAACTCGCGCCGGGCCGCGGCCAGCTCGTCCACGTCGTCCTCCTCGACGAGCCCCTTCGGCAGCGTCCAGGCGCCCTCGTCCTTGCGCGCCCAGAACGGGCCGCCCATGTGCGCGATCCAGACCTCCCGGCCGGCCTCGCCACGCCGGTGCAGCAGGATCGCAGCGCTGCGCACCGCCATCAGGCCGACTTCTC of Leifsonia shinshuensis contains these proteins:
- a CDS encoding NUDIX domain-containing protein; the encoded protein is MAVRSAAILLHRRGEAGREVWIAHMGGPFWARKDEGAWTLPKGLVEEDDVDELAAARREFAEEMGTPSPDAVYVPLGDFRASGKTFVVFAAETDFGPIDLVSNEFELEWPPRSGVFRTFPEVDDAGWHPLEAARAKLAKGQRPILDALLNRVEESSEQ